The following are from one region of the Paenibacillus sp. KS-LC4 genome:
- a CDS encoding fused MFS/spermidine synthase has product MEHSANKIERIWFEERTAHHEIVVYDTAELDGEKGRFRVLQFAGNAMQGALDLERPERILFEYPQAIIHLMESNALAFEKVFLIGHGIGTIASYFAEKSLKVAELDETVVELSRTFFGYIQDNVVIGDGRALLEAEANHTYDYVVVDAFTREGTPRSLVSLEFFYLIQQKLSEGGSVILNLMGKGERDKQIHAIMTTLKERFDYTKAFILRAEGVADLQNIVIIGSEKPIVFQARHMAGFVELAYSEGYIIRD; this is encoded by the coding sequence ATGGAGCATTCAGCAAATAAGATCGAACGCATATGGTTTGAGGAGCGTACCGCTCACCACGAAATTGTCGTCTACGATACGGCGGAGCTGGATGGAGAGAAAGGGCGCTTTCGCGTTCTCCAATTTGCCGGTAATGCCATGCAGGGGGCACTTGATCTTGAACGTCCGGAGCGTATTTTGTTCGAGTATCCACAGGCGATTATTCATCTAATGGAAAGCAATGCGCTGGCTTTCGAAAAGGTGTTTCTCATTGGTCACGGGATCGGGACGATTGCCAGTTATTTTGCAGAGAAGTCGCTTAAGGTAGCAGAGCTTGATGAGACAGTCGTGGAGCTTAGCCGAACGTTTTTTGGCTATATTCAGGATAATGTGGTTATTGGAGATGGGCGTGCTTTGCTGGAGGCGGAAGCGAACCATACATATGATTACGTCGTAGTGGATGCTTTCACCCGTGAGGGAACGCCGCGATCGCTTGTGTCGCTGGAGTTTTTTTATTTAATTCAGCAGAAGCTGAGTGAAGGTGGCTCCGTTATTTTGAATCTAATGGGTAAAGGAGAGCGGGACAAGCAAATACATGCCATTATGACTACGCTGAAGGAGCGGTTTGATTATACTAAAGCGTTTATTTTGCGGGCGGAGGGAGTTGCTGACCTGCAAAATATTGTTATAATAGGAAGCGAAAAGCCCATTGTCTTCCAAGCTCGCCACATGGCTGGATTCGTCGAGCTAGCGTACAGCGAGGGTTATATTATTCGGGATTAG
- a CDS encoding UbiD family decarboxylase has translation MYRDLEQCVLDLEQNGHLVRIKEEVDPHLEMAAIHMKVFEAGGPALLFENVKGSKFRAVSNLFGTVERSKFMFRHTWESVQRVMELRGDPMKAMKNPFGHIGTGLAAWKALPKQSSGSVPVAAQEIQISDLPLIKHWPDDGGAFVTLPQVFTEEPGKPGLMSANLGMYRVQLSGNDYELNKEVGVHYQIHRGIGIHQDMANKLGKPLKVSIFVGGPPAHTLAAVMPLPEGLSEMTFAGLLAGRRFRYSYKDGFVLSNDADFVITGEIHPGETKPEGPFGDHLGYYSLTHPFPLMKVHKVYAKPNAIWPFTVVGRPPQEDTAFGALIHELTGDAIKQEIPGVKEVHAVDAAGVHPLLFAIGSERYTPYQQVKRPTEILTLANRILGTGQLSLAKYLFITAEDKQPVTTHHEAEFLAYVLERLELRRDIHFYTNTTIDTLDYSGTGLNEGSKVVFAAYGEKIRELCRETPEALKELRGFENARLVMPGVVAIQGSAFISYAEAKLQLQRLSEAIAEKGPLPSCPMIILCDDSTFLSAKVDNFLWATFTRSNPSHDIYGVNSGYEHKHWACDNVIIDARTKPHQAPPLIADPAVEKRIERLFTSGASLGGLKL, from the coding sequence ATGTATCGCGACTTGGAGCAGTGTGTGCTCGATTTGGAGCAGAACGGACATCTCGTTCGGATAAAAGAAGAGGTCGACCCCCATTTGGAAATGGCGGCGATTCATATGAAGGTATTTGAAGCTGGCGGGCCCGCCCTATTGTTTGAAAATGTAAAAGGCTCCAAATTCCGCGCTGTCTCCAATTTATTCGGAACAGTTGAGCGGAGTAAATTTATGTTCCGCCATACATGGGAATCCGTCCAGCGCGTCATGGAATTGCGCGGCGATCCTATGAAAGCGATGAAAAACCCGTTTGGACATATTGGAACGGGTCTCGCGGCATGGAAGGCGCTGCCGAAGCAAAGCTCGGGAAGCGTGCCGGTAGCGGCGCAGGAAATACAAATTTCCGATCTGCCGCTCATTAAGCATTGGCCAGATGATGGCGGAGCTTTCGTGACGCTGCCGCAGGTGTTTACCGAGGAGCCGGGCAAGCCGGGACTCATGAGCGCAAATCTTGGCATGTACCGCGTTCAGCTTAGCGGCAATGATTATGAGCTGAATAAGGAAGTAGGCGTCCATTACCAAATTCATCGCGGCATCGGCATTCATCAGGATATGGCCAATAAGCTGGGCAAGCCGCTGAAAGTCAGCATTTTCGTTGGCGGGCCTCCGGCCCATACGCTGGCTGCCGTTATGCCGCTGCCGGAGGGCTTAAGCGAAATGACCTTTGCTGGTTTGCTCGCGGGACGCCGTTTCCGCTATAGCTACAAGGACGGCTTCGTGCTTAGCAATGACGCAGATTTCGTCATCACAGGTGAAATCCATCCCGGCGAGACAAAGCCGGAGGGTCCGTTTGGCGACCACCTCGGATACTACAGCCTGACGCATCCATTTCCGTTAATGAAGGTGCATAAAGTATATGCGAAGCCTAATGCGATCTGGCCATTTACCGTCGTCGGCAGGCCGCCGCAGGAGGATACCGCCTTCGGAGCGCTTATTCATGAGCTTACGGGAGATGCGATCAAGCAGGAAATTCCCGGCGTCAAGGAAGTTCACGCCGTCGATGCGGCAGGCGTGCATCCGCTGCTGTTCGCGATTGGCAGCGAGCGGTACACGCCATATCAGCAGGTGAAGCGGCCAACAGAAATTTTGACGCTGGCGAACCGGATTTTGGGCACAGGTCAGCTTAGTCTGGCCAAGTATTTATTTATTACGGCGGAGGACAAGCAGCCTGTAACGACGCATCATGAGGCGGAATTTCTCGCCTATGTGCTGGAGCGGCTGGAGCTGCGCCGCGATATTCATTTTTATACGAATACGACAATCGATACGCTCGATTATTCGGGAACGGGGCTTAATGAAGGCAGCAAGGTCGTGTTTGCAGCGTATGGAGAGAAGATTCGCGAGCTGTGCCGCGAAACGCCTGAGGCGCTTAAGGAACTGCGAGGATTTGAGAATGCTAGGCTCGTTATGCCTGGAGTTGTAGCGATTCAAGGCTCAGCCTTTATAAGCTATGCTGAAGCGAAGCTGCAATTACAGCGCTTGAGCGAGGCAATTGCCGAGAAGGGGCCGCTGCCGTCCTGTCCGATGATTATTTTATGCGACGACAGCACGTTTCTCAGCGCGAAGGTAGATAACTTCCTATGGGCAACGTTTACGCGCAGCAACCCTTCTCATGATATTTACGGGGTAAATAGCGGCTATGAGCACAAGCACTGGGCCTGCGATAACGTTATTATTGATGCGCGTACGAAGCCGCATCAAGCACCGCCACTTATCGCTGATCCAGCGGTAGAGAAACGTATCGAGCGCTTATTCACTTCTGGCGCAAGCCTTGGCGGTCTTAAGCTGTAA
- a CDS encoding glycerol-3-phosphate responsive antiterminator, giving the protein MQPNTVIPAIRNFKELEQALASPQQILFLLEGELIQLQGIADAARSAGKKLFLHLDMVKGIKDDEASIHYLAKAIKIDGVISTRTSSLLLAKKHKLAAIQRGFLIDSHSVKTIINTAAHVKPDYIELLPSFAHSMVGKIRQETNTEIILGGFVHTREDLPALFGSGAIAVSSSNAALWKL; this is encoded by the coding sequence ATGCAGCCGAATACGGTTATTCCGGCGATTCGGAATTTCAAGGAATTAGAGCAGGCGCTGGCCTCGCCGCAGCAGATCTTATTTTTGCTTGAGGGCGAGCTTATACAATTGCAGGGCATCGCGGATGCGGCGAGAAGTGCGGGCAAAAAGCTTTTTTTGCATCTGGATATGGTCAAGGGCATTAAGGACGATGAGGCCTCCATTCATTATTTAGCCAAGGCGATTAAAATTGATGGCGTCATCAGCACAAGAACATCTAGCCTTCTACTTGCCAAGAAGCATAAGCTGGCAGCGATCCAACGCGGATTCCTCATTGATTCGCATTCGGTCAAGACGATTATTAATACGGCGGCGCATGTGAAGCCCGATTACATCGAGCTGCTGCCAAGCTTCGCCCACTCCATGGTCGGCAAAATTAGGCAGGAGACGAATACGGAAATTATTTTGGGCGGCTTTGTGCATACGCGCGAGGATTTGCCCGCCTTGTTCGGCTCCGGGGCCATCGCGGTTTCATCCAGCAATGCGGCGCTTTGGAAATTGTAA
- a CDS encoding SRPBCC domain-containing protein yields the protein MTEQLEITRELHAPRELVFKVWSEVEHLKKWWGPTGLEISYAKLDFRPGGMFHYKMTAPDGAEMWGRFVFVEIVEPEKMVFVNSFSDKDGNAVRPPFSEIFPIEISNTLTFTEQDGKTILTLRGGPINATEAEQQFFIGMFDSMRQGFGGTFDQLEAYLKVVQVG from the coding sequence ATGACTGAGCAACTGGAAATTACAAGGGAATTGCATGCGCCACGAGAGCTGGTATTTAAAGTGTGGTCAGAGGTAGAGCATTTGAAAAAATGGTGGGGACCAACCGGGCTCGAGATTAGCTATGCCAAGCTTGATTTTAGACCAGGAGGCATGTTTCATTACAAGATGACAGCGCCGGATGGTGCTGAAATGTGGGGCAGATTCGTGTTTGTTGAAATTGTAGAGCCAGAAAAAATGGTTTTCGTTAACTCTTTTTCGGACAAGGATGGCAATGCTGTACGTCCCCCTTTCAGCGAAATATTCCCGATTGAAATTTCCAATACGTTAACGTTTACCGAGCAGGATGGCAAAACGATTCTCACCTTACGCGGAGGACCGATTAATGCGACGGAGGCAGAACAACAATTTTTCATAGGCATGTTCGATTCCATGAGACAAGGCTTTGGCGGAACATTCGATCAGCTTGAAGCTTATTTGAAAGTGGTTCAGGTCGGTTAA
- a CDS encoding IS1182 family transposase: MYIQYTMDQLCLPMDLEEDIPANHLVRVVNAAVNQLDDAIFDAAYPGGGRDSYHPKMLTKVIIYAYSQRIYSSRQIAKAVRENIMFMWIAGRQRPDFRTLNRFRSERMKEVLETVFTGILHYLAEEKYVKLEHYFVDGTKIEANANRYTFVWGKAVVKHKAKLQEKVRTLFATIEAAEKQEELEQAGEDLTELGEASALTSEKLEAAVQQLEAKLQVQPKDKPLKKAVRALRKDLLPRLQKYERQQELLGDRNSFSKTDPDATFMRMKEDHMQNGQLKPGYNVQIGTENQFIIGYSLHQRPTDTRCLKPHLEKVKAALGKLPKTVIADAGYGGEENDAYLEGEQLEALVKYSTYHKEKSKRWQQDISKLDNWQYDEAEDTWTCAVGRKLLFRYESKGTTESGYEVRKRHYRSASCEDCPLKEACTKAQGNREISVSLKYLRYKQQVREKLRSDEGYALAVRRMIEPESVFGQLKNNRGFRRFLLRGLPKVSLEVGWLSLAHNLLKKAAIDQKSEMAVQG, encoded by the coding sequence TTGTACATTCAATATACCATGGATCAACTTTGCTTACCAATGGATTTAGAAGAAGACATACCCGCTAACCATTTGGTTCGTGTAGTCAACGCTGCTGTTAATCAGCTCGACGACGCGATCTTCGACGCGGCTTATCCCGGAGGCGGAAGAGATAGCTATCACCCCAAGATGCTCACCAAAGTTATCATTTACGCCTACTCACAGCGAATCTACTCTTCTCGTCAAATCGCCAAAGCGGTTCGTGAGAATATCATGTTCATGTGGATCGCAGGCAGACAACGACCAGACTTTCGAACGCTGAATCGGTTTCGTTCCGAACGAATGAAAGAGGTACTGGAGACGGTCTTCACAGGTATCCTTCATTATCTTGCAGAGGAAAAGTACGTGAAGCTTGAGCATTACTTTGTCGATGGCACGAAGATCGAAGCAAACGCGAACCGTTACACCTTCGTCTGGGGCAAAGCCGTCGTGAAGCACAAGGCAAAGTTGCAAGAGAAAGTACGGACACTGTTTGCAACGATTGAAGCAGCGGAGAAGCAAGAAGAGCTGGAACAGGCTGGAGAAGACCTCACCGAGCTTGGCGAGGCATCCGCGCTGACGAGCGAAAAGCTAGAGGCTGCTGTTCAACAATTGGAAGCTAAACTGCAAGTCCAGCCGAAGGACAAGCCGCTTAAAAAAGCGGTGCGCGCGCTCCGTAAAGACCTGCTCCCTCGTTTGCAAAAATATGAAAGGCAGCAAGAGCTTCTTGGGGATCGGAACAGCTTTAGCAAGACGGATCCCGACGCTACCTTCATGCGAATGAAAGAAGATCACATGCAAAATGGTCAATTGAAACCTGGCTACAATGTGCAGATCGGAACAGAAAACCAGTTCATCATCGGCTACAGTTTGCATCAACGCCCAACCGACACGCGTTGCCTCAAACCTCATTTGGAGAAGGTTAAAGCCGCTCTAGGAAAGCTGCCGAAAACCGTCATCGCGGATGCAGGATACGGCGGTGAAGAAAATGACGCATACTTAGAAGGTGAGCAGTTAGAAGCATTAGTGAAGTACAGTACTTACCACAAGGAAAAATCGAAGAGGTGGCAGCAGGATATCAGCAAGCTGGACAACTGGCAGTACGATGAAGCCGAAGATACTTGGACATGCGCGGTAGGGCGCAAGCTGCTGTTTCGTTATGAGAGTAAGGGAACGACTGAAAGCGGATATGAAGTCAGAAAGCGACACTATCGTAGCGCAAGCTGCGAAGATTGTCCGCTCAAAGAAGCTTGTACAAAAGCACAAGGGAATCGGGAAATCAGCGTGAGTCTCAAGTATTTGCGGTACAAGCAGCAAGTACGCGAGAAACTCAGGAGCGACGAGGGATACGCTCTGGCGGTTCGACGAATGATCGAGCCCGAGAGTGTATTTGGACAACTGAAGAACAACCGGGGATTCCGGCGCTTTCTGCTTCGTGGCCTGCCTAAGGTAAGCCTGGAGGTCGGATGGCTTTCGCTTGCCCACAATTTGCTCAAGAAAGCGGCAATAGACCAAAAGTCAGAAATGGCGGTGCAGGGATGA
- a CDS encoding metalloregulator ArsR/SmtB family transcription factor — translation MKAMTFSALAEPNRLSIVELLRDGPLPVGAIAQQLELNQPQTSKHLRVLSDAGLVEVQPAANKRIYKLRPQSLQQLNEWSETFRSMWEQRFDNLEAYLKELQKQEAAQAQQPMTKLKTEDEHD, via the coding sequence ATGAAAGCGATGACCTTCAGCGCTTTAGCCGAGCCGAACCGCCTTAGTATTGTGGAGCTTCTGCGTGACGGGCCGCTGCCCGTAGGCGCTATTGCCCAGCAGCTGGAGCTGAACCAGCCCCAGACGTCGAAGCATCTTCGCGTGCTCAGTGATGCGGGGCTGGTGGAGGTGCAGCCGGCTGCCAATAAGCGAATTTACAAGCTGCGGCCGCAGTCTTTGCAGCAATTGAATGAATGGTCGGAGACGTTCCGCAGCATGTGGGAGCAGCGCTTTGACAATTTGGAAGCTTATTTGAAGGAGCTTCAGAAGCAAGAGGCAGCACAAGCGCAGCAACCGATGACTAAGCTAAAGACGGAGGATGAGCATGACTGA
- a CDS encoding PQQ-dependent sugar dehydrogenase gives MLSLKRISTLLTFSICIGLLAACGQNDAPGAIQFTSAASPKATFDSAVSEMTASPEFNAGSTEAYEVIAEKLRAPWVIAFADDVIYVSEREGHIVKIEGKQQTRQNVYLTKSVQGGGEGGLLGFLLAPDFEQSQLAYAYHTYEEGGETLNRIVQLKYTGESWEEAHALLEGIPGAFNHNGGRMAYGPDKLLYITTGDAQQPELSQDTRSLAGKILRMTLDGKVPADNPFAGSYVFSYGHRNPQGLAWTDKGVMLVTEHGPSGSPGGHDEINVIEPGGNYGWPNVYGDQTGSGLIPPVYHSGEPAIAPSGAAIDDQNRMLIATLAGRSLYRYNLETTEMAVVFNGEGRLRDVKLKDGRVYVITNNTDGRGSPSATDDRLLLLTSLK, from the coding sequence ATGTTGAGCTTGAAACGAATATCGACTTTGCTGACGTTCAGCATATGCATAGGGCTGCTTGCAGCCTGCGGGCAAAATGACGCTCCGGGGGCAATCCAGTTCACCTCGGCTGCCTCGCCAAAAGCAACGTTTGATTCAGCCGTGTCTGAGATGACAGCTTCACCGGAATTCAATGCTGGGTCTACTGAAGCATACGAGGTTATTGCAGAGAAGCTGCGTGCGCCTTGGGTTATCGCATTTGCTGACGACGTTATTTATGTTAGTGAGCGCGAAGGCCATATTGTCAAAATCGAGGGCAAGCAACAAACGAGACAAAACGTTTATTTAACTAAATCCGTTCAAGGAGGCGGCGAAGGCGGACTTTTAGGCTTTTTGCTTGCGCCGGATTTCGAGCAATCTCAGCTTGCCTATGCTTACCATACGTATGAAGAAGGCGGAGAAACGCTTAACCGAATCGTGCAGCTGAAGTACACTGGCGAGAGCTGGGAAGAAGCTCATGCTTTACTGGAGGGTATTCCAGGTGCCTTTAATCATAATGGAGGGCGGATGGCCTATGGACCGGACAAGCTGCTGTATATCACAACAGGCGATGCTCAGCAGCCTGAGCTTTCACAGGATACGCGCAGCCTGGCAGGTAAAATACTTCGCATGACACTCGATGGCAAAGTGCCGGCAGACAATCCATTTGCTGGTTCCTACGTTTTTTCGTATGGGCACCGCAATCCGCAGGGATTGGCCTGGACCGATAAAGGTGTCATGCTTGTTACAGAGCATGGCCCATCAGGCTCGCCTGGCGGACATGACGAAATTAACGTCATTGAGCCTGGCGGCAATTATGGGTGGCCGAATGTATACGGCGATCAAACAGGCAGCGGGCTGATTCCGCCCGTCTATCACTCTGGAGAACCGGCTATCGCACCTTCCGGCGCAGCAATCGACGACCAGAACCGGATGCTGATCGCTACGCTCGCGGGCCGTTCGCTATATCGCTATAACCTTGAGACAACGGAAATGGCTGTCGTCTTTAATGGAGAAGGACGCTTGCGCGATGTAAAGCTGAAGGATGGACGCGTCTATGTCATTACCAATAATACTGATGGCAGAGGAAGTCCTTCAGCTACAGATGATCGCTTGCTGCTATTGACCAGCTTGAAATAG
- the glpK gene encoding glycerol kinase GlpK: protein MEKYILALDQGTTSSRAILFNKKGEKVHTAQQEFKQYFPKSGWVEHNANEIWGSILAVIAACLSESGIKTQQIAGIGITNQRETAIVWDRKTGVPIYNAVVWQSRQTAEICEQLKADGHEPLFRSKTGLLIDAYFSGTKVKWILDHVEGAREKAERGELMFGTVDTWLIWRLSGRKVHVTDYSNASRTLMYNINELKWDEELLELLDVPANMLPEVRPSSEVYGYTDEYHFFGCKIPISGIAGDQQAALFGQACYQEGMAKNTYGTGCFMLMNTGEKAVVSEHGLLTTIAWGIDGKVEYALEGSIFVAGSAIQWLRDGLRMLQNATDSEQYAARVDSTEGVFVVPAFVGLGTPYWDSDVRGAVFGLTRGTTKEHFIRATLEALAYQARDVLAAMEADSGLTLKTLRVDGGAVKNDFLMQFQSDILGVPVERPVNAETTALGAAYLAGLAVGFWSSREEIMEQWHKERAFQPAMGEEHKEKLYTGWKKAVNAARAFK from the coding sequence ATGGAAAAATATATATTGGCGCTCGATCAAGGCACGACAAGCTCACGAGCTATTCTTTTTAATAAAAAGGGAGAAAAGGTTCATACCGCCCAGCAGGAATTTAAACAGTATTTTCCAAAGTCAGGCTGGGTCGAGCACAATGCCAATGAAATTTGGGGCTCTATTTTGGCTGTCATTGCCGCGTGTCTATCTGAGTCGGGCATTAAAACACAGCAGATTGCTGGAATCGGTATTACGAATCAACGTGAAACGGCGATTGTATGGGACCGCAAGACGGGAGTTCCGATTTACAATGCTGTCGTTTGGCAATCTCGCCAAACGGCAGAAATTTGCGAGCAGCTCAAGGCAGATGGTCATGAGCCTTTGTTCCGCAGTAAAACCGGCTTGCTTATTGATGCTTATTTTTCCGGTACGAAGGTAAAATGGATACTTGATCATGTGGAGGGTGCGCGTGAGAAGGCTGAGCGTGGCGAGCTTATGTTTGGAACGGTTGATACATGGCTGATCTGGCGTCTGTCTGGACGCAAAGTCCATGTGACGGATTATTCGAATGCATCACGGACACTCATGTATAACATTAATGAGCTGAAATGGGATGAAGAGCTGCTGGAGCTGCTGGACGTACCAGCTAATATGCTTCCAGAGGTGCGTCCTTCCTCCGAAGTTTACGGCTATACAGATGAATATCATTTCTTCGGCTGCAAAATTCCAATTTCCGGTATTGCAGGCGACCAGCAAGCAGCCTTGTTTGGTCAAGCCTGCTATCAGGAGGGCATGGCTAAAAATACGTACGGAACCGGCTGCTTTATGCTGATGAATACGGGAGAGAAAGCCGTCGTTTCCGAGCATGGCTTGCTGACCACGATTGCTTGGGGAATAGATGGAAAAGTGGAATATGCACTGGAGGGCAGTATTTTTGTTGCAGGCTCTGCTATTCAATGGCTGCGGGATGGTCTTCGCATGCTGCAAAATGCGACGGACAGCGAGCAGTACGCAGCACGTGTTGATTCAACGGAAGGCGTCTTTGTCGTTCCAGCGTTTGTTGGACTCGGCACGCCTTATTGGGATAGCGATGTGCGCGGTGCGGTGTTTGGGCTGACACGCGGCACGACCAAGGAGCATTTTATTAGAGCGACGCTGGAGGCGCTCGCTTATCAGGCGCGCGACGTGCTTGCCGCGATGGAGGCTGATTCAGGGCTGACGCTCAAAACGCTGCGCGTCGATGGCGGAGCCGTGAAAAACGATTTCCTGATGCAGTTCCAAAGCGATATTCTTGGCGTTCCGGTCGAGCGGCCAGTCAATGCAGAAACGACAGCACTTGGCGCAGCCTATTTAGCTGGACTCGCCGTAGGCTTCTGGAGCAGCCGCGAGGAAATTATGGAGCAGTGGCACAAGGAGCGTGCTTTCCAGCCTGCTATGGGGGAAGAGCATAAGGAAAAGCTCTATACCGGCTGGAAAAAAGCAGTGAACGCTGCAAGGGCGTTTAAATAA